A genome region from Bombilactobacillus bombi includes the following:
- a CDS encoding DEAD/DEAH box helicase family protein: MKLRNYQQTAVTNFKNNGRVGIFNMATGTGKTYTSIAAAQDYYQEYQRQFLVIIVPFVHLVSQWESSLKAAGINVDCHIFGNSREWIHSLHDLVWFYNRNFRSRVVVIGTYQSIVSNKFENCIRNLDFQQSFLLGDECHYLGANDKQRNFLYNFPNRLGLSATPTRWWDITGTDFVRKIFGEDVYEYSLETAIKNHFLTQYEYDPIIAPFTEEEMEEFEYLTTKVKSMMHRKQKDSKIRDSLQLLLLKRARLIKQAAVKQSLLEQVLLRQKDHHYTLIYCSDKQEIHQIMQLLHRHQITCHNFDSDLSKIKRQQVLRKFSKGEIEVLVAVKCLDEGVDIPATREAFFLASTTNPREFVQRRGRILRLSPGKNKAILHDFVVFPPKDYLGKDTETLIKHELPRVFDLNEFALNKFTARKKLIPILRKLKLERYLDKSPQEIYLEAQEEMKKYGITTRY, translated from the coding sequence ATGAAATTACGAAATTATCAGCAAACGGCAGTAACTAATTTTAAAAATAATGGACGTGTTGGTATTTTTAATATGGCTACTGGAACAGGTAAAACATATACTAGTATTGCTGCTGCACAAGATTATTATCAAGAATATCAGCGACAATTTTTAGTGATCATTGTTCCTTTTGTTCATTTAGTTAGTCAATGGGAATCTAGTTTAAAAGCTGCGGGAATTAATGTCGATTGTCATATTTTCGGTAATAGCCGTGAGTGGATCCACTCATTACATGATTTAGTATGGTTTTATAATCGTAACTTTAGATCACGAGTTGTGGTTATTGGTACCTATCAAAGCATTGTTTCTAATAAATTTGAAAACTGCATTCGAAATTTAGATTTTCAGCAATCATTTTTATTGGGGGATGAATGTCACTATTTAGGTGCTAACGATAAGCAACGAAATTTCTTATACAATTTTCCTAATCGATTAGGCTTATCAGCCACCCCTACTCGTTGGTGGGATATAACTGGGACTGATTTTGTTCGTAAAATATTCGGTGAAGATGTTTATGAATACTCATTAGAAACGGCTATTAAAAATCATTTTCTAACACAGTATGAATATGATCCCATTATTGCACCTTTTACAGAAGAGGAAATGGAAGAATTTGAATATTTAACTACTAAAGTCAAATCAATGATGCATCGTAAACAAAAGGATTCAAAAATACGTGATTCTCTGCAACTATTACTTTTAAAACGAGCGCGTTTAATTAAACAAGCCGCTGTTAAGCAATCATTGTTAGAACAAGTATTGTTAAGGCAAAAAGATCACCATTATACATTAATTTACTGTAGCGATAAACAGGAAATTCATCAAATAATGCAATTATTACATCGACATCAAATAACTTGTCATAATTTTGATTCTGATCTTAGTAAAATAAAACGTCAACAAGTATTAAGAAAATTTTCTAAGGGTGAAATTGAAGTTTTAGTAGCCGTAAAATGTTTAGATGAAGGGGTTGACATCCCAGCTACACGAGAGGCATTTTTTTTGGCTAGTACAACTAATCCGCGAGAGTTTGTGCAAAGACGAGGACGAATTTTGCGTTTATCCCCTGGAAAAAATAAAGCCATATTACACGATTTTGTGGTTTTTCCACCTAAAGATTATTTAGGTAAAGATACTGAAACTTTGATTAAACATGAATTACCTCGGGTATTTGACTTGAATGAATTTGCATTAAATAAATTTACAGCGCGAAAAAAATTAATTCCAATATTAAGAAAGTTAAAATTGGAGAGATATTTAGATAAATCACCACAAGAAATTTATCTAGAAGCACAAGAGGAGATGAAAAAATATGGCATTACAACAAGATATTAA
- a CDS encoding AAA family ATPase, whose product MKLKQLIVNNFRQFRDKQYIHFASEDTQNVTVILGQNGAGKTGIFRAVLFALFGAVKLNQDSDNVDVHLINEVALQESIGKIVTATVELEFEHNKINYRIVRAIQGRFDGEQYLQLNNQQCRLDISSDSTENSIDDKDMITATISSIMREDISEFFFFDAESLQIVSDLDESSNANKKIQEGIYQLLQVKDLNKAISIATKLSNRIRRNVVAESKDNNLQVLEQQRTKNEEQMQQSQQIIATSEQEIIQAQKELENKKQLYQSSEDMRVLAQKINNYTEQKQQLQSTIDQQIMYMTELVKQGSSQLFSDLLSDIKINVASLRKDSDDNIPQTVLEQTIKDQICYLCGNKLNEHPEAYQHVQELLQKFKYSHSTAYLNQIESGINEVENNHDSYIETQAQTFKKYNDNCKKQKEIQYKIDTLQEQLKVNDNDVKEAESLGKSIQRIEQNINDCKLQVQKEQERVKILQKKQDKLNHDWLISQNKDNTLRAKKQQSYLLDNIVDQLKNIVEDYGYQCRQKVQTYTKEFFQRFIADKDKTLIDHVEIDRNYRFKIYRSAFTGNLSQGQYQILSLAFVIALAKVASEGRSEMLFPLFMDTPFARIDGDNRDCLIQEIPRTTSQWILLLTDTEFTAAERDSFVKQNTVGNIYQLNTTSNQGTTSIEPIKDLNSIILRGENNG is encoded by the coding sequence ATGAAATTAAAGCAATTAATAGTTAATAACTTTCGCCAATTTCGAGATAAGCAATATATCCATTTTGCTAGTGAAGATACTCAAAATGTAACTGTTATTCTCGGACAAAATGGTGCTGGTAAAACCGGTATTTTTCGAGCGGTTCTTTTTGCACTATTTGGCGCAGTTAAATTAAATCAAGATTCAGATAATGTAGATGTGCATTTAATTAATGAAGTAGCCTTACAGGAATCTATAGGAAAAATAGTAACAGCCACTGTAGAATTAGAATTTGAACATAATAAGATTAACTATCGTATTGTAAGAGCCATTCAAGGAAGATTTGATGGCGAACAATATTTACAATTGAATAATCAACAATGTCGTTTAGACATTAGTTCCGATAGTACTGAAAATAGTATCGACGATAAAGATATGATTACTGCAACTATTTCTTCTATTATGCGAGAGGATATTAGTGAATTTTTCTTTTTTGATGCGGAAAGCTTACAAATTGTGTCAGATTTAGATGAATCCTCAAACGCTAATAAAAAGATTCAAGAAGGTATCTATCAATTATTACAAGTTAAAGATTTAAATAAAGCAATTAGCATTGCTACAAAATTGAGTAATCGTATTCGTCGTAATGTGGTTGCCGAAAGTAAAGATAATAATTTACAAGTACTAGAGCAACAAAGAACAAAAAACGAAGAACAAATGCAACAAAGTCAACAAATAATAGCTACCAGCGAGCAAGAGATAATACAAGCTCAAAAAGAATTAGAAAATAAGAAGCAACTGTATCAATCTTCAGAAGATATGCGCGTTTTAGCACAAAAAATAAATAATTATACTGAGCAAAAGCAACAATTACAGTCAACTATCGACCAACAAATTATGTATATGACAGAATTAGTTAAACAAGGATCTAGTCAGCTATTTAGTGATCTTTTATCTGATATTAAGATTAATGTTGCCTCTTTACGAAAAGATAGTGATGATAATATCCCTCAAACAGTTTTAGAACAAACCATCAAAGATCAGATTTGTTATTTATGCGGTAATAAGTTGAATGAACATCCAGAAGCATATCAACACGTTCAAGAGTTGTTACAGAAATTTAAATATTCACATTCGACGGCTTATTTAAATCAGATAGAATCTGGTATTAATGAAGTTGAAAATAATCATGATAGTTATATTGAAACTCAAGCACAGACTTTTAAAAAATATAATGATAATTGTAAAAAACAAAAAGAAATTCAATATAAAATTGATACTCTCCAAGAACAATTAAAAGTTAATGATAATGATGTTAAAGAAGCAGAATCTTTAGGAAAATCTATTCAAAGAATTGAACAAAATATTAATGATTGCAAACTTCAAGTTCAAAAAGAACAAGAAAGAGTTAAAATTTTACAAAAAAAACAAGATAAATTAAATCATGACTGGCTTATTTCTCAAAATAAAGACAATACATTACGTGCTAAAAAGCAACAGTCCTACTTATTAGACAATATAGTAGATCAATTGAAAAATATTGTGGAAGATTACGGATATCAATGTCGGCAGAAAGTTCAGACATACACTAAAGAATTTTTTCAGCGATTTATTGCTGATAAAGATAAAACTTTAATTGATCATGTGGAAATTGATCGTAATTATAGATTTAAAATTTATAGATCAGCTTTTACAGGTAATTTATCTCAAGGACAATATCAAATATTATCTTTAGCTTTTGTTATAGCTTTAGCTAAAGTGGCTTCTGAGGGACGATCAGAAATGTTATTTCCATTATTTATGGACACTCCTTTTGCTCGAATTGATGGAGACAATCGAGACTGTCTTATTCAAGAAATACCACGAACTACCAGTCAATGGATTTTGCTTTTAACAGATACTGAGTTTACTGCAGCAGAAAGAGATTCTTTTGTCAAACAAAATACAGTCGGTAATATTTATCAATTAAATACTACAAGTAATCAAGGAACTACAAGTATAGAACCAATAAAAGATCTCAATTCAATAATACTACGAGGAGAAAATAATGGCTGA
- a CDS encoding restriction endonuclease, producing MTLLVDYHKLKLGKYDIPTWDGLCYPILLYLQDEQVHSGLEIKHAVADGIGLANNLRHLTYDNSKQTTKVIEDRIGWAYSEMFLAGILKRPERSHYQITSLGLRLLKQYNIKIDRHIVHQQSAYRQHNQELLAQKQSVQHHNTSIDNIADINQMVQELNKQVASELLNLILSNDPSFFEGLVVELLSKMGYKGKNGSSYVTPASNDAGIDGVINQDPLGTRTIYLQAKRYAKDHTVERPEIQRFHGALDEKSADKGVFITTSDFSQGAQNTAAKLGIILVNGRMLTDLMIKYAVGVRVKNQFVIYDIDQDYFE from the coding sequence ATGACATTATTAGTGGATTATCATAAATTAAAATTAGGAAAATACGATATTCCAACTTGGGATGGTCTTTGTTATCCTATTTTGTTATATTTACAAGATGAACAGGTGCATAGTGGCTTAGAGATTAAACACGCTGTAGCTGATGGAATTGGTTTAGCCAATAATTTACGTCACTTAACGTACGATAACAGTAAACAAACAACTAAAGTTATTGAAGATCGAATTGGTTGGGCATATTCAGAAATGTTCTTAGCAGGAATATTAAAGCGTCCTGAACGTAGTCATTATCAAATAACTTCTTTAGGATTACGATTATTAAAACAATATAATATAAAGATAGATCGACATATTGTTCATCAACAATCAGCTTATCGCCAGCATAACCAAGAGCTCTTAGCGCAAAAACAATCTGTTCAGCACCACAACACTAGTATTGACAATATAGCTGATATTAATCAAATGGTTCAAGAATTAAATAAACAAGTGGCATCAGAATTGTTAAATTTAATTTTGAGTAATGATCCTAGTTTTTTTGAAGGTTTAGTTGTTGAATTATTGAGTAAAATGGGCTACAAGGGTAAAAATGGTTCCTCATATGTCACACCTGCTAGTAATGATGCTGGTATTGATGGTGTTATCAATCAAGATCCATTAGGGACAAGGACAATTTATTTACAGGCTAAACGCTATGCAAAAGACCATACTGTAGAACGTCCTGAAATTCAAAGATTTCATGGAGCTTTAGACGAAAAAAGCGCCGATAAGGGCGTTTTTATTACTACATCTGATTTTTCTCAAGGAGCCCAAAATACAGCTGCAAAATTAGGAATTATTTTAGTTAATGGACGTATGTTAACAGATTTAATGATCAAGTATGCTGTGGGTGTCCGTGTAAAAAATCAATTTGTTATTTATGATATTGATCAAGATTATTTTGAGTAG
- a CDS encoding PRD domain-containing protein, translated as MKVKRRINNNVVLATDVGSKGLEGILIGKGIGFNVHPGNFINKDNIQNVYLPSKNYNITQMAAELTDASNDDINLVIKIIQYIDSKIEKKINGGLFFGLLDHISFTLHRYYQGMNIKSPLEWEIKHFYPVIYKLGLDVVNIIDKEKNVKLPNSEAAFIALHVINNTENLTSVDETIDWIEVSRDVNKIISISSNNKIDQQSIAYQRFINHLRYLVLRLSSKERVKNNSTNPQMLKMIMTQYSNEYSISKKISDYLSKRYGSRISKDEQLYLTLHLIRLLN; from the coding sequence GTGAAAGTAAAACGTAGAATTAATAATAATGTTGTGTTAGCAACAGACGTTGGTTCTAAAGGCTTAGAAGGTATTTTGATTGGTAAAGGAATTGGTTTTAATGTTCATCCAGGAAACTTTATAAATAAAGATAATATTCAAAATGTTTATTTGCCTAGTAAAAATTATAATATAACACAAATGGCTGCAGAGTTAACTGATGCAAGTAATGATGACATTAATCTTGTTATAAAAATTATCCAGTATATTGATAGTAAGATTGAAAAGAAAATTAACGGAGGTTTATTTTTTGGTTTATTAGATCATATATCTTTTACTTTACATCGCTATTATCAAGGAATGAATATTAAGAGCCCATTAGAATGGGAAATAAAGCATTTTTATCCAGTAATATATAAATTAGGATTAGATGTTGTTAATATTATTGATAAAGAAAAAAATGTTAAATTACCTAATTCTGAAGCAGCTTTTATTGCTTTACATGTTATAAATAATACCGAAAATTTAACTTCAGTTGATGAAACAATTGACTGGATAGAAGTTTCACGAGATGTTAATAAAATAATTAGTATTAGTAGTAACAATAAAATTGATCAGCAATCTATTGCATATCAACGATTTATAAATCATTTACGTTATTTGGTTTTAAGATTGTCAAGTAAAGAAAGAGTTAAAAACAATTCAACTAATCCACAAATGCTAAAAATGATTATGACTCAATATTCTAATGAGTACAGTATTAGTAAAAAAATAAGCGATTATCTTTCTAAAAGATATGGATCTCGTATTAGCAAAGATGAACAACTCTATTTAACATTGCACTTAATACGTTTACTAAATTAA
- a CDS encoding beta-glucoside-specific PTS transporter subunit IIABC, with protein MTNNDLAKAIVSYVGGENNIQSLTHCVTRLRFHLKNDDKAKDNQIENLDGIMGVQKRNGQYQVIVGTNVSQVYKKIIEILPRLAEFDNTKKNEKDKKDSIISRIINALSEILVPSLAPIIGGGMLKGFLYIATTLKLADPKNGTMFVLNIASDAMFYFFPFLLSISAARYFKTNEYMAATLAGVLLYPTLVSAATAGKVAQIKFLGFLPIPMVDYSQSVIPIILSVWFLSYIYRFLEDHLPNMITVIFTPLISLVVVVPIMLFGIAPLGYYLGEYMAKGLQILINFSPLLAGAIIGGLRPLFVLTGMHHAIRPLTIQQIATYGYSTLGAMNFMSTMAQATAALAVYFIVKNSKMKQISLSATISGFLGITEPALYGVLIKYKAAFMGATLGGALGGGIGAALGAKAMAMVMPSVLSIPVFLNSTTTGFLIGLATTLISTLVITFLLFKTIFKPEDNSDIRFKNSTKNNNKNKLNIFSPVDGDVYLTEDVSDDTFSKQLMGKTVAIMPSNGNVVSPVSGKVKMLFPTKHSIGLISDDGVEVMIHVGLDTVNLNGKYFKSFVNEGDHVEIGQKILQFDLNEIKNAGYDPTTIIIISNSSDYASLSSPSDNQSIKNGQSLIEIIPN; from the coding sequence ATGACAAATAATGACTTAGCAAAAGCAATAGTTAGTTATGTTGGCGGAGAAAACAATATTCAATCTTTAACACATTGTGTAACAAGATTAAGATTTCATTTAAAAAACGATGATAAGGCAAAAGATAATCAAATTGAAAATCTTGATGGTATTATGGGTGTTCAAAAAAGAAATGGGCAATATCAAGTAATTGTTGGTACTAATGTAAGTCAAGTATATAAAAAAATAATTGAAATTCTACCAAGATTAGCTGAATTTGATAATACTAAAAAAAATGAAAAAGATAAGAAAGATTCAATTATTAGCAGAATAATTAACGCATTATCTGAAATATTAGTGCCAAGTTTGGCACCAATTATTGGTGGTGGTATGCTAAAAGGTTTTTTATATATAGCAACTACATTAAAGCTAGCTGATCCAAAAAATGGAACAATGTTTGTTTTAAATATAGCCAGTGATGCTATGTTCTATTTCTTCCCTTTTCTTTTATCAATTAGTGCAGCAAGATATTTTAAAACTAATGAATATATGGCAGCTACATTAGCAGGTGTGCTTTTATATCCTACACTAGTTTCTGCAGCAACTGCTGGTAAAGTTGCACAAATTAAATTTTTGGGATTTTTACCAATACCGATGGTTGATTATAGTCAATCTGTAATTCCAATAATTCTTTCTGTCTGGTTTTTAAGCTATATTTACCGCTTTTTAGAAGATCACTTACCTAATATGATAACTGTAATTTTCACTCCTTTAATTTCTTTAGTTGTAGTTGTTCCAATTATGCTATTTGGGATTGCTCCTTTAGGATATTATTTGGGAGAATATATGGCTAAAGGACTTCAAATATTAATCAATTTTTCACCTTTATTGGCAGGAGCAATTATAGGTGGGTTAAGGCCTTTATTTGTTTTGACAGGAATGCATCATGCCATTAGACCCTTGACAATTCAACAAATTGCAACTTATGGTTATTCTACTTTAGGTGCCATGAATTTTATGAGCACAATGGCTCAAGCAACTGCAGCGTTGGCAGTTTACTTTATTGTGAAAAATTCAAAAATGAAACAAATTTCTCTATCAGCAACTATCTCGGGATTTTTAGGGATTACTGAGCCTGCATTGTATGGAGTACTAATTAAATACAAAGCTGCATTTATGGGAGCTACTTTAGGTGGAGCTCTAGGTGGTGGAATTGGGGCTGCTCTAGGTGCTAAAGCAATGGCTATGGTAATGCCCAGTGTTTTATCCATTCCAGTATTTTTAAATAGTACAACTACAGGATTCTTGATTGGTTTAGCAACTACTTTAATTAGTACGTTAGTTATAACATTTTTGTTATTTAAAACAATTTTTAAACCGGAAGATAATTCGGATATTAGATTTAAAAATAGTACTAAAAACAATAATAAAAATAAACTCAACATCTTTAGCCCTGTCGATGGTGATGTTTATTTAACCGAAGATGTCTCTGACGATACTTTTTCTAAACAATTAATGGGGAAAACTGTGGCTATAATGCCATCAAATGGTAATGTTGTTTCTCCTGTTTCTGGAAAAGTGAAAATGTTATTTCCTACAAAACATTCGATTGGTTTAATTTCTGATGATGGGGTGGAAGTAATGATTCATGTGGGTTTAGATACTGTTAATCTTAATGGTAAATACTTCAAAAGTTTTGTTAATGAAGGAGATCACGTTGAAATTGGGCAAAAAATATTACAATTTGATTTAAATGAGATCAAGAATGCAGGATATGATCCTACTACTATCATAATAATTAGTAATTCTAGTGACTATGCATCGTTATCATCACCATCTGATAATCAATCAATTAAGAATGGTCAATCTTTGATTGAAATTATTCCTAATTAG
- a CDS encoding glucosamine-6-phosphate deaminase translates to MKIITVNNKQELNELTGEMLIGLMLSKQNRINIAITAGSTPKGVYSYMAPRIRNNDAFNNVHYYNFDEIPSTDSNFIGITMRDLEDMYLNPAQISTSRFHHLNGDNYKEQDEKIKSIGGLDAILLGIGKDSHYCGNLPGTTKFEDETVKVDAKGELKKKISGHFENQSLVPDYWITMGPRSIMAAKKLILIATGSEKAEAIWHLVKGPVDNQYPASVLKLHPDLTVIADKKAMKEVNK, encoded by the coding sequence ATGAAAATTATAACAGTAAATAACAAACAGGAACTCAATGAATTAACAGGAGAAATGTTAATTGGATTAATGTTGAGTAAACAAAATAGAATTAATATAGCTATTACTGCTGGAAGCACACCTAAGGGAGTTTATTCATACATGGCACCACGTATAAGAAATAATGACGCTTTTAATAATGTTCATTATTATAATTTTGATGAAATACCATCTACTGATTCTAATTTTATAGGTATAACTATGAGAGATTTGGAAGATATGTATTTAAATCCTGCACAAATTTCTACAAGTCGGTTTCATCATTTAAATGGTGATAATTACAAAGAACAAGATGAAAAAATCAAATCAATAGGTGGTTTAGATGCGATTCTTTTAGGAATTGGGAAAGATAGTCATTATTGTGGTAACTTACCTGGTACAACTAAGTTTGAAGATGAGACTGTAAAGGTGGATGCTAAAGGTGAACTAAAGAAAAAAATTAGTGGCCATTTTGAAAATCAATCATTAGTTCCTGATTATTGGATTACTATGGGGCCAAGAAGTATTATGGCTGCTAAAAAATTAATTTTAATTGCAACAGGTTCTGAAAAAGCAGAAGCAATATGGCATCTTGTTAAGGGCCCTGTTGATAACCAATATCCAGCATCTGTTTTAAAATTACATCCTGATTTAACTGTTATAGCTGATAAAAAGGCTATGAAAGAAGTGAATAAATAA
- a CDS encoding glycoside hydrolase family 1 protein has protein sequence MNNFPKDFLWGGAISACQAEGAFNEDGRGLAVSDVSFFDSELSNKSLTINKKITSTDINTALLDESTKHYPKRHGIDFYHHYDEDIKLCSQMGFNVFRFSISWSRFFPTGEEKSPNKKAIEFYDNVINKIIENGMQPLVTISHFDMPLQLSLKYNGWSDRKLITLFRKYANTLFDCYSNRVKLWIGFNEINASKFSAFKSTGVVEDQSNNYQQDLYQAAHNQFVASAQIKSDLSLKDPNSKLGCMIAYFATYPLTPSPDDVLAAQQKDYEDNLYYTDTMINGEYPYYAQRIWKKNNVHLDITKNDSQLLKQNKPDFLSFSYYMSNIAANNTINNSKTKGNLRDTIVNPYLKKSEWGWQIDPLGLRYSLNKLYARYHIPLFIVENGIGANDKITIDYKIHDDYRISYLNDHIEAVSEAIKDGVDLMGYTMWSALDIISSGTSEMSKRYGLIYVDQDNYGNGTLSRHPKDSFYWYKNLISKYS, from the coding sequence ATGAACAATTTTCCTAAAGATTTTTTATGGGGTGGAGCCATTTCAGCCTGTCAAGCAGAAGGTGCATTTAATGAAGATGGTAGGGGATTAGCTGTTTCAGATGTATCATTTTTTGATTCAGAATTAAGTAATAAATCTTTAACTATTAACAAAAAAATAACAAGTACAGATATTAATACTGCTTTACTTGATGAAAGTACAAAGCATTATCCTAAACGCCATGGAATAGATTTTTATCATCACTATGATGAAGATATTAAATTATGTTCACAAATGGGTTTTAATGTATTTAGATTTTCAATATCTTGGAGTAGGTTTTTCCCTACCGGAGAGGAAAAAAGCCCCAATAAAAAAGCTATAGAATTTTATGATAATGTTATTAATAAAATTATAGAAAATGGTATGCAACCATTAGTTACAATTTCACATTTTGATATGCCGTTGCAATTATCTTTGAAATATAACGGATGGTCAGATAGAAAATTAATAACATTATTTAGAAAATATGCAAATACTTTATTTGATTGTTATAGCAATCGTGTGAAATTATGGATAGGGTTTAATGAAATTAATGCAAGTAAATTTTCTGCTTTTAAATCCACGGGTGTAGTTGAAGATCAATCAAATAACTACCAACAAGATCTTTATCAAGCAGCTCATAATCAATTTGTTGCATCTGCACAAATTAAGAGTGATTTAAGTTTAAAAGATCCTAATAGTAAATTGGGATGCATGATTGCATATTTTGCAACTTATCCATTAACGCCTAGTCCTGATGACGTTTTAGCTGCTCAACAAAAAGATTATGAGGATAATTTATATTATACTGATACAATGATTAATGGAGAATATCCATATTATGCTCAACGTATATGGAAAAAGAACAATGTACACTTAGATATTACTAAAAACGATAGTCAACTATTAAAACAAAATAAACCTGATTTTTTATCTTTTAGTTATTATATGTCTAATATAGCAGCAAATAACACTATCAATAATAGTAAAACTAAGGGTAATTTAAGAGATACAATAGTTAATCCTTATTTAAAAAAATCTGAATGGGGATGGCAAATTGACCCATTAGGATTACGATATTCTTTGAATAAGTTATATGCACGCTATCATATACCTTTATTTATTGTAGAAAATGGGATAGGTGCCAATGATAAGATTACAATTGATTATAAGATACATGATGATTATCGTATTTCATATCTAAATGATCATATAGAAGCAGTATCAGAAGCAATTAAAGATGGAGTGGATTTGATGGGATACACTATGTGGTCGGCATTGGATATTATTTCATCTGGAACTTCTGAAATGTCTAAAAGATATGGACTTATTTACGTTGATCAGGATAACTATGGGAATGGTACTTTGTCTAGACATCCTAAAGATTCATTTTATTGGTATAAAAATTTAATCAGTAAATATAGTTAG
- a CDS encoding PTS system mannose/fructose/N-acetylgalactosamine-transporter subunit IIB yields MTIVGARIDNRLLHGIVATTWVPESNATRVMVIDDDVANNANLKEAMKLGRPSCVAVSIINKETALKNFSNHKYDRQRVYILSKTPQIFLELIKLGEKINKLILGGTITYPNSIKISNRAYIKPTEIEIYKNIYRNNTEIVSAYTTNDKQIDIFSKIDEER; encoded by the coding sequence ATGACAATAGTTGGAGCACGAATAGATAACCGATTACTTCACGGTATTGTAGCAACAACATGGGTTCCCGAGTCTAATGCAACTAGAGTCATGGTTATTGATGATGATGTGGCTAACAATGCTAATTTAAAGGAAGCGATGAAATTAGGAAGACCCAGTTGTGTAGCAGTTTCTATTATAAATAAAGAAACAGCATTAAAAAATTTCTCTAATCATAAATATGATCGACAGCGTGTGTATATTCTTTCTAAGACACCTCAAATATTTTTAGAATTAATAAAATTAGGAGAAAAAATTAATAAATTGATTTTAGGTGGAACTATTACTTATCCAAACAGTATAAAAATATCTAATAGAGCATACATTAAACCAACAGAAATTGAAATTTATAAAAATATTTATCGTAACAATACAGAAATTGTTTCAGCCTATACAACTAATGATAAACAAATAGATATTTTTTCTAAGATTGATGAAGAGAGGTAA
- a CDS encoding PTS mannose/fructose/sorbose/N-acetylgalactosamine transporter subunit IIC, producing MGMSFLQASSITLLAYIYNLDRHATQFFGKMPILYGAITGMILGDVKTGLMVGATLQLMSLGVANIGGSSMPDYIVAAIISAAISVTTGKGIAAGMAIGLPVGMLTMNLDVIVKLINSAIAKKAQTFANRKQFGKMQKMIPIATFMYPLEAALPVFLAVVFGKTVVESILNFMPQWFTVGLNVAGGMLPAVGIAMLLVYMPMKRYGYWIIIGFVLSAFLKMPVLGVALLGCAAAVNQFKNENTHNTNVTATMANLNKEDMEDE from the coding sequence ATGGGAATGTCATTTTTACAAGCTAGTAGTATTACACTTTTGGCCTATATATACAATCTTGATCGACATGCAACACAATTCTTTGGGAAAATGCCTATTCTTTATGGAGCTATCACAGGTATGATCTTAGGAGATGTTAAGACTGGTTTAATGGTAGGAGCTACTCTACAATTAATGTCTTTAGGTGTTGCAAATATTGGTGGTTCTTCTATGCCAGATTATATTGTTGCTGCAATTATATCAGCTGCAATATCAGTTACTACAGGTAAAGGTATAGCAGCTGGTATGGCAATAGGCCTTCCTGTAGGTATGCTAACAATGAATCTGGATGTTATTGTTAAGTTAATTAATTCGGCGATTGCTAAAAAAGCGCAAACATTTGCTAATCGTAAGCAATTTGGTAAAATGCAAAAAATGATTCCGATAGCGACTTTTATGTATCCTTTGGAAGCTGCTCTTCCAGTATTTTTAGCAGTTGTATTTGGTAAAACTGTAGTGGAATCTATTTTAAACTTTATGCCTCAATGGTTTACAGTTGGACTCAATGTGGCTGGAGGCATGTTACCTGCAGTTGGTATAGCTATGTTATTGGTTTATATGCCTATGAAAAGATATGGTTATTGGATAATAATAGGTTTTGTATTGTCGGCATTTTTAAAGATGCCAGTTTTAGGGGTTGCTTTATTAGGATGTGCAGCTGCAGTTAATCAATTTAAAAATGAAAATACACATAATACCAATGTAACTGCAACAATGGCAAATTTAAATAAGGAGGATATGGAAGATGAGTGA